The following proteins come from a genomic window of Microtus ochrogaster isolate Prairie Vole_2 chromosome 7, MicOch1.0, whole genome shotgun sequence:
- the Rilp gene encoding rab-interacting lysosomal protein yields the protein MEPRRAASGSSNQGCAVGAGSAAELVYHLAGALGTELQELARRFGPDAAAGLVPLVVRALELLEKAAVGPAPDSLQVSAQQAELELRRLSEENRRLRQELGSGPQEERELLRQLKEVTDRQRDELRAHSRDLMRRSQETEALQEQLQRLLLINSELRYKLAAVQTQLRAAQDRERERQIALDGSRQLAEEQRLKPEVATLDDRVDAPQQPGHPPEAVQCGFTREELEQILQERNELKANVFLLKEELAYFQRELLSDHRVPGLLLEAMKVAVKKQRKKIKAKMLGTPEEAESSDDEDDSWLLLSNDKEDAPLVPGSRIQNFFSLWYRGETETPEAETSSRAPGRQEGEEAPQQHHLEPVGSLPAPNS from the exons ATGGAGCCCAGGAGGGCAGCGTCCGGATCATCCAACCAGGGGTGTGCTGTGGGCGCGGGGTCAGCCGCGGAGCTCGTGTACCATCTAGCAGGGGCCCTGGGCACtgagctgcaggagctggcacGCCGTTTCGGGCCCGACGCGGCGGCTGGGCTCGTGCCACTAGTGGTGCGGGCGCTGGAGCTCTTGGAAAAGGCTGCCGTGGGGCCGGCGCCGGACTCG CTGCAGGTGTCCGCGCAGCAGGCCGAACTGGAGCTGCGGCGGCTGAGCGAGGAGAACCGGCGCCTCCGCCAGGAGCTAGGCTCAGGGCCGCAGG AGGAGCGCGAGCTGCTGCGACAGCTCAAGGAAGTGACGGACCGACAGCGGGACGAGCTTCGGGCACACAGCCGAGATCTAATGCGCCGAAGCCAAGAGACGGAGGCG TTGCAGGAGCAGCTGCAGCGCCTCCTGCTGATCAACTCGGAGCTGCGGTACAAGCTGGCCGCAGTGCAGACCCAACTCAGGGCGGCGCAGGACCGGGAGAGGGAGCGCCAAATAGCTCTGGATGGCTCCCGCCAGCTGGCTGAAGAACAGAGACTGAAGCCCGAAGTAGCAACCCTAGATGACCGG GTGGATGCTCCGCAGCAGCCAGGGCACCCTCCAGAGGCCGTTCAGTGTGGCTTCACCCGGGAGGAGCTTGAGCAGATCCTTCAGGAGCGTAATGAGCTCAAAGCCAACGTATTCTTGCTCAAGGAGGAATTGGCCTACTTCCAGCG AGAGCTGCTCTCAGATCACCGGGTCCCTGGGCTTCTACTTGAAGCCATGAAGGTGGCAGTCAAGAAACAGCGGAAGAAGATCAAGGCCAAGATGTTAGGGAcaccagaggaagcagaaagtag TGACGATGAGGATGACTCGTGGCTCCTGCTCTCCAATGACAAGGAAGATGCTCCCCTGGTTCCTGGATCCAGAATACAGAATTT CTTTAGCTTATGGTATCGGGGTGAAACTGAGACCCCTGAAGCTGAGACCAGCAGCAGAGCTCCCGGtagacaggaaggagaagaggcCCCGCAGCAACACCACCTGGAACCTGTGGGCAGCCTTCCAGCCCCCAACTCCTGA
- the Scarf1 gene encoding scavenger receptor class F member 1, with the protein MGPGMMVPLLLLWTRGSQESTLDPTGQHVCRGGSPSELQCCPGWRQKDQECSIPVCEGPDACRKDEVCVKPGLCRCKPGFFGAQCSSPCPGQYWGHDCRETCPCHPRGKCEPATGVCHCQPTYWGTLCEFPCTCGPHGQCDPKTGVCHCDPGWWSSTCLRPCQCKPVARCDQATGACLCPSGWWGRRCGFRCNCHTSPCRQDSGDCICLKGWWGPECSRRCQCVRGQCSVSSGHCSCPPGFHGARCELPCDPGHYGAQCRESCGHCAPNATCSPVTGNCESCKPGWNGTQCKQPCPPGTFGERCGEQCPRCWLGEPCHAETGHCQRCDPGWLGDRCENPCPSGSFGEGCSSTCPACVQGTCDAVTGECVCSAGYWGTNCNSSCPSGFHGNNCSIPCQCPEGLCHPVSGACQLGHHGKNALIAGILVPLLLVLLGVICCAYCCSAKRLAPKDRPERNGAALFRMKQQVWDTLTSLGAALPCGSLSNYKLPWVTVSHHDPEVPFNHSFIEPPSAGWASDDSFSSDPDSGEEDESHAYSVPPREKMVPVAQEESPAASLPGGPFPPPEDTSTPFPIPRTSSLARAKRPSVSFAEGTKFAPQNGRSSGDLSSPIRKPKRLSRGAQPRPEGQEAGEPAGPEQANAEEDAATATSPGDAATSHHQLPPTNQTVAGCVETSNGSIQESSGSVATIYMLAGTPQKPEGPVWSVLRRLGNYQKDQAMPKVKSAIPKPVRRALGRNQGSTGLSQSSGSAPDAMLSGTIKPTEVRPEEASRGLGDGTESLGTAQEPISGNSSLEQGSQKQAEEKEQEEPLYENVVPLSVPLQH; encoded by the exons ATGGGGCCTGGGATGATGGTCCCCCTGCTGCTGCTCTGGACTCGGGGGTCCCAGGAATCCACACTGGACCCAACTGGCCAGCATGTCTGTAGAGGCGGCAG CCCCTCTGAGCTCCAGTGCTGCCCAggctggaggcagaaagatcaagaatGCAGCATCC CCGTCTGTGAAGGGCCTGATGCCTGCAGGAAAGATGAGGTGTGCGTGAAGCCGGGCCTCTGTCGATGTAAACCTGGATTCTTCGGAGCCCAGTGCAGCTCCC CCTGCCCAGGCCAGTACTGGGGCCATGACTGCCGTGAGACCTGCCCTTGCCATCCGCGTGGCAAGTGTGAGCCAGCCACTGGTGTGTGCCACTGTCAGCCTACCTACTGGGGCACACTCTGTGAGTTTCCCTGCACCTGCGGCCCCCACGGACAGTGCGACCCAAAGACGGGCGTGTGCCACTGCGATCCCGGCTGGTGGTCATCCACGTGTCTGCGCCCGTGCCAATGCAAGCCAGTAGCACGCTGTGACCAGGCCACCGGAGCCTGTCTGTGCCCATCTGGCTGGTGGGGCCGCCGCTGCGGCTTCAGGTGCAACTGTCACACCTCGCCCTGCCGACAGGACTCTGGCGACTGCATCTGCCTGAAGGGCTGGTGGGGTCCTGAGTGTAGCCGTAGGTGCCAGTGTGTGCGAGGCCAGTGCAGCGTTTCTTCTGGCCACTGCTCCTGCCCTCCAGGTTTCCACGGCGCCCGCTGCGAGCTACCCTGCGACCCTGGTCACTATGGAGCACAGTGCAGAGAAAG CTGTGGTCACTGCGCACCGAATGCAACATGTTCTCCCGTTACGGGCAACTGTGAGTCCTGCAAGCCGGGCTGGAATGGGACTCAGTGCAAGCAGCCATGTCCTCCTGGCACCTTTGGTGAGAGGTGCGGTGAGCAGTGCCCCCGCTGCTGGCTTGGAGAGCCCTGTCATGCAGAAACAGGGCACTGCCAGCGCTGTGACCCCGGTTGGCTAGGGGACAG ATGTGAGAACCCCTGTCCCTCCGGTTCGTTTGGGGAGGGCTGCAGCTCTACCTGCCCTGCCTGTGTTCAGGGGACCTGCGATGCAGTGACGGGGGAATGTGTCTGCAGTGCTGGCTACTGGGGGACCAA CTGCAATAGTTCCTGCCCATCTGGCTTCCATGGAAACAACTGCTCTATCCCCTGCCAATGCCCAGAGGGGCTCTGCCACCCTGTGTCTGGGGCCTGCCAGCTGG GCCATCATGGTAAAAACGCCCTCATTGCGGGTATCCTGGTTCCTCTGCTGCTGGTCCTCTTGGGTGTCATCTGCTGTGCCTACTGCTGCTCAGCTAAGCGGCTGGCCCCTAAGGACAG GCCAGAGAGAAATGGAGCTGCCCTGTTCAGAATGAAGCAACAGGTATGGGACACACTCACCAGCCTGGGTGCTGCACTGCCCTGTGGCTCCCTCAGTAACTACAAGCTACCCTGGGTGACAG TTTCTCACCACGACCCGGAGGTTCCCTTCAACCACAGCTTTATTGAGCCACCCTCTGCCGGCTGGGCCTCGGATGACTCCTTCTCTTCTGACCCTGACTCTGGAGAAGAGGACGAAAGTCATGCCTACTCCGTGCCACCTCGAGAAA AGATGGTCCCTGTGGCCCAAGAAGAGTCCCCAGCGGCCAGCCTTCCTGGAGGCCCGTTCCCTCCCCCTGAAGACACTTCCACACCATTCCCCATCCCACGCACTTCCAGCCTGGCTCGGGCCAAGAGGCCATCTGTCTCCTTTGCTGAAGGCACTAAGTTTGCACCACAGAATGGCCGAAGCTCTGgggatctctccagccccatacgaAAACCCAAGAGACTCTCCAGAGGTGCTCAGCCACGTCCTGAagggcaggaggctggggagccCGCAGGCCCAGAACAAGCAAACGCGGAAGAGGATGCAGCTACCGCCACAAGCCCCGGAGATGCTGCCACCAGTCACCACCAGCTCCCACCTACTAACCAGACAGTGGCCGGGTGTGTGGAAACCTCCAATGGCAGCATCCAGGAGAGCTCAGGCTCTGTGGCCACAATCTATATGCTGGCAGGGACACCCCAGAAACCTGAGGGCCCTGTCTGGTCTGTCCTCCGTCGTTTGGGAAACTACCAGAAAGATCAGGCAATGCCCAAGGTCAAGAGTGCCATCCCTAAGCCTGTACGCCGAGCTCTGGGTCGGAACCAGGGCAGCACTGGGCTGTCCCAGAGCTCTGGTTCAGCTCCAGATGCCATGCTCTCTGGAACCATAAAGCCCACTGAAGTTAGGCCAGAGGAAGCATCCAGAGGTCTGGGAGATGGCACTGAGAGCTTAGGGACAGCCCAGGAACCAATCTCTGGGAACAGCTCTCTGGAACAGGGTTCCCAGAAGCAAGCtgaagagaaggagcaggaggagcccCTATATGAGAACGTTGTGCCCCTGTCGGTACCACTGCAGCACTGA